The proteins below come from a single Papaver somniferum cultivar HN1 chromosome 11, ASM357369v1, whole genome shotgun sequence genomic window:
- the LOC113322657 gene encoding translin-associated protein X-like isoform X1 produces MFLNSSPFKRLFLMASKPQHLHPIAEASVLTSAKKPRTMTTVSAMKDGFANYTDYLNQFNDKRERVVKASRDITINSKKVIFQVHRISKSNREEVLEKAEKDLAAVTSQYISRLVKELQGTDFWRLRRAYSPGVQEYIEAATLCKFCKSGTLLDLAEINATLLPLSDPSLEPLQINVLDYLLGLADLTGELMRLAMGRISEGELEYAENICRFVRDIYRELTLVVPHMDENSEMKKKMEVMLQSAVKIETACFGVHVRGSEYIPSLGSTNQNYSYMGASAIDLSLHKRA; encoded by the exons ATGTTTTTAAACTCGTCACCGTTTAAGAGATTGTTTCTCATGGCTTCAAAACCTCAACACCTCCACCCAA TTGCAGAAGCTTCAGTTTTAACCTCCGCTAAAAAACCTAGAACTATGACCACTGTTTCCGCCATGAAAGATGGTTTCGCTAATTACACAGACTACCTTAATCAATTT AATGACAAGAGGGAACGAGTGGTAAAAGCTAGTCGTGATATCACCATTAACAGCAAAAAAGTCATATTTCAGGTGCACAG GATTAGTAAATCTAACAGAGAAGAAGTTTTGGAGAAGGCTGAGAAGGACTTAGCTGCAGTGACTAGTCAATATATTTCCCGTCTAGTGAAAGAATTGCAAGGGACTGACTTCTGGAGACTCAGACGTGCATATTCTCCTGGG GTGCAAGAATATATTGAAGCTGCAACCCTCTGTAAATTCTGTAAATCCGGGACACTCTTGGATCTTGCGGAGATAAATGCTACTTTACTACCACTGAGTGATCCATCACTGGAGCCCTTGCAAATTAATGTCCTTGATTATCTGCTAGG GCTTGCTGATTTGACCGGAGAGTTAATGAGACTCGCCATGGGACGAATCTCAGAGGGCGAACTGGAATATGCGGAGAATATATGCAGGTTCGTACGTGATATCTACAGGGAGTTGACCCTCGTCGTGCCACATATGGATGAAAActctgagatgaagaagaaaatggaggtAATGCTCCAAAGCGCTGTGAAGATAGAAACAG CATGTTTTGGTGTTCACGTGAGAGGATCCGAATACATACCATCTCTTGGGTCAACTAACCAAAACTACTCATACATGGGAGCTTCAGCCATTGATCT ATCTCTACATAAAAGAGCCTAA
- the LOC113322657 gene encoding translin-associated protein X-like isoform X2, with the protein MFLNSSPFKRLFLMASKPQHLHPIAEASVLTSAKKPRTMTTVSAMKDGFANYTDYLNQFNDKRERVVKASRDITINSKKVIFQVHRISKSNREEVLEKAEKDLAAVTSQYISRLVKELQGTDFWRLRRAYSPGVQEYIEAATLCKFCKSGTLLDLAEINATLLPLSDPSLEPLQINVLDYLLGLADLTGELMRLAMGRISEGELEYAENICRFVRDIYRELTLVVPHMDENSEMKKKMEVMLQSAVKIETACFGVHVRGSEYIPSLGSTNQNYSYMGASAIDL; encoded by the exons ATGTTTTTAAACTCGTCACCGTTTAAGAGATTGTTTCTCATGGCTTCAAAACCTCAACACCTCCACCCAA TTGCAGAAGCTTCAGTTTTAACCTCCGCTAAAAAACCTAGAACTATGACCACTGTTTCCGCCATGAAAGATGGTTTCGCTAATTACACAGACTACCTTAATCAATTT AATGACAAGAGGGAACGAGTGGTAAAAGCTAGTCGTGATATCACCATTAACAGCAAAAAAGTCATATTTCAGGTGCACAG GATTAGTAAATCTAACAGAGAAGAAGTTTTGGAGAAGGCTGAGAAGGACTTAGCTGCAGTGACTAGTCAATATATTTCCCGTCTAGTGAAAGAATTGCAAGGGACTGACTTCTGGAGACTCAGACGTGCATATTCTCCTGGG GTGCAAGAATATATTGAAGCTGCAACCCTCTGTAAATTCTGTAAATCCGGGACACTCTTGGATCTTGCGGAGATAAATGCTACTTTACTACCACTGAGTGATCCATCACTGGAGCCCTTGCAAATTAATGTCCTTGATTATCTGCTAGG GCTTGCTGATTTGACCGGAGAGTTAATGAGACTCGCCATGGGACGAATCTCAGAGGGCGAACTGGAATATGCGGAGAATATATGCAGGTTCGTACGTGATATCTACAGGGAGTTGACCCTCGTCGTGCCACATATGGATGAAAActctgagatgaagaagaaaatggaggtAATGCTCCAAAGCGCTGTGAAGATAGAAACAG CATGTTTTGGTGTTCACGTGAGAGGATCCGAATACATACCATCTCTTGGGTCAACTAACCAAAACTACTCATACATGGGAGCTTCAGCCATTGATCTGTAA